From one Melioribacteraceae bacterium genomic stretch:
- the amrS gene encoding AmmeMemoRadiSam system radical SAM enzyme has product MKEANWWETQENGKILCTLCPRYCTIGVGQKGFCFIRENIDGKLYSTGYGRPTGFAVDPIEKKPLSHFYPGTDVLSFGTAGCNLGCKFCQNWTISKSKYDDLHSLEASPEDVIKIAKKYKTPSIAFTYNDPTIFGEYVIDISKLAREEGINSVMVTAGYIDKEARKDVYKYIDAANVDLKAFTEQFYHKITFSHLNDVLDTLFWLKNETDIWFEITTLLIPDENDSPEEIQQMCDWILENLGDEIPLHFTAFHPDFKMLDKTRTPASTLKMARNIAIKSGIKYVYVGNVHNLDGQTTYCPNCNEPLIIRDWHSVIDNKLKYGKCWKCNNQIAGKF; this is encoded by the coding sequence ATGAAAGAAGCTAACTGGTGGGAAACTCAAGAAAACGGAAAAATTCTTTGCACACTTTGTCCGCGTTATTGCACAATTGGAGTTGGGCAAAAAGGGTTCTGTTTCATTCGAGAAAATATTGACGGAAAACTATATTCAACGGGATACGGAAGACCTACCGGTTTTGCTGTTGATCCGATTGAGAAAAAGCCACTGAGTCATTTTTATCCCGGGACTGATGTATTGAGTTTCGGGACAGCGGGTTGTAATCTTGGTTGCAAGTTCTGTCAGAACTGGACTATTAGTAAATCAAAATATGATGACCTTCATTCGCTTGAAGCATCACCTGAAGATGTAATCAAAATTGCGAAAAAATATAAAACTCCTTCGATAGCTTTTACCTATAATGACCCGACAATCTTTGGTGAATATGTTATCGACATTTCAAAACTTGCTCGTGAGGAAGGGATAAATTCAGTCATGGTTACTGCGGGTTATATTGATAAAGAAGCTCGCAAAGATGTTTACAAATATATTGATGCGGCAAATGTAGATTTGAAAGCTTTCACGGAACAGTTTTATCACAAAATTACTTTCTCGCATCTCAATGATGTCCTCGATACTCTTTTTTGGCTTAAAAATGAAACAGATATCTGGTTTGAAATAACGACCCTGTTAATTCCAGATGAAAACGATTCCCCCGAAGAAATACAACAAATGTGCGATTGGATATTAGAAAACCTTGGAGATGAAATTCCACTTCACTTTACAGCATTTCATCCTGATTTTAAAATGTTGGATAAAACAAGAACTCCGGCTTCAACTTTAAAAATGGCAAGAAACATAGCAATTAAGAGTGGGATAAAATATGTATATGTCGGCAACGTGCATAATTTAGATGGACAAACAACTTACTGCCCAAACTGCAATGAACCGCTTATTATTAGAGATTGGCATTCGGTCATCGATAATAAACTAAAATATGGTAAATGTTGGAAGTGTAATAATCAAATTGCAGGAAAGTTCTAA
- a CDS encoding AAA family ATPase: MPNLKAPKPAELRPEELKWTCDPDVFEFESTTKVKPIEGIVGQERAVKALKLGVDIESPGYNIFVTGLSGTGKMYTIKSMLETISPECSSLKDYAYVNNFEDVDRPKLLVFEAGKACKFRKDLIDSIKYLQEHIPQALESESFVELKKNVISRYTEQQQKMMNEFEASLNKDGLTLGQIKVGEVPRPEILAVIDKQPIMVQQLDELVKEEKITKEKADELFQKYTENQQGLQTLFKNSLKLSQELREAMLKLEVNEVDHLIKAVIGHLKSVYKDQSVIEYLEKVKANIFANLEVFKGARPAQEKSEEGFIVDYLKDYEVNIILDNSNTKKCPVFIETSPSYSNLFGTIEKFSDGQGGWYADFTRIKGGSLLRADGGYIVINAMDACSEPGVWKALKRVLLYGKLEIQDIANLYQFSPSIIKPEPIEMNVKVILVGNNYIYSVLTSYEDDFNKIFKIKAEFDYEMKLTDTALNEYARIVKKLIENEKLLEFDKGAIAKIAEYGARYAGDQKKLTTRFAYITDLAREASFWAKDNGDKFVTAYHVNHAYESAKERHSLYESKVTEMITEGSILIDTKGERIGQLNGLAVYGNGLYSFGKPTRLTASVSLGNGSIINVEREAGLSGSTHNKGVLVISGYFKETFGNKVPLSFNASLVFEQGYGTIDGDSASITEICVLLSCLSEIPLKQSIAITGSVNQKGDIQPIGGVNEKIEGFFEICKKSGFNKKQGVIIPIQNVKDLMLNDEVVKAVAEKQFHIYPVQRVEEAIEILTGVKAGKKNQRGSYETNSVFGKVEKKLVKMYHLARPKQQNKNNNTAANQTKKSKKGKK; this comes from the coding sequence ATGCCGAATCTGAAAGCACCAAAACCCGCTGAACTAAGACCCGAAGAATTGAAATGGACTTGTGATCCCGATGTATTTGAATTCGAATCAACTACAAAAGTAAAACCCATTGAAGGAATTGTTGGACAAGAGCGAGCTGTTAAAGCACTCAAACTTGGTGTTGATATTGAAAGTCCCGGCTATAATATATTTGTAACCGGACTCTCCGGCACCGGAAAAATGTATACTATTAAATCTATGCTTGAAACCATTTCGCCTGAGTGCTCAAGTCTGAAAGATTATGCTTACGTAAACAATTTTGAAGATGTTGATCGCCCCAAACTATTAGTCTTTGAAGCAGGAAAAGCATGTAAGTTTAGAAAAGATTTGATCGATTCAATTAAATATTTACAAGAACACATTCCTCAAGCGCTGGAAAGTGAATCTTTTGTGGAACTCAAAAAAAATGTTATCTCTCGTTATACAGAACAGCAGCAAAAGATGATGAACGAATTTGAAGCAAGTTTAAACAAGGATGGCTTAACACTTGGTCAAATTAAAGTTGGTGAAGTTCCTCGTCCCGAAATACTTGCCGTAATTGATAAACAACCGATTATGGTTCAACAGTTGGATGAGTTGGTAAAAGAAGAAAAAATCACTAAAGAAAAAGCCGACGAACTTTTTCAAAAATACACAGAGAATCAACAAGGCTTACAAACTTTGTTCAAGAATAGTCTAAAGCTCAGTCAAGAACTTCGAGAAGCAATGTTAAAATTGGAAGTAAATGAAGTCGATCATCTCATTAAAGCAGTAATCGGGCATTTGAAATCTGTTTATAAAGATCAAAGTGTAATTGAGTATTTAGAAAAAGTTAAAGCCAATATTTTTGCAAATCTTGAAGTCTTCAAAGGTGCAAGACCTGCTCAAGAAAAATCTGAAGAAGGTTTTATTGTCGATTATCTCAAAGATTATGAAGTAAACATTATACTCGATAATTCAAACACAAAAAAATGTCCGGTATTTATCGAAACATCACCCTCATACAGCAATCTTTTTGGAACGATTGAAAAATTTAGTGACGGGCAAGGCGGTTGGTATGCGGATTTTACAAGAATAAAGGGAGGTTCTTTACTAAGAGCTGATGGTGGATATATTGTAATAAATGCAATGGATGCATGCAGTGAACCCGGCGTTTGGAAAGCCTTAAAACGAGTATTGTTATATGGCAAATTAGAAATACAAGATATTGCAAATCTATACCAATTCTCACCAAGTATAATTAAACCGGAACCGATTGAGATGAATGTTAAAGTAATTCTTGTCGGTAATAATTATATCTATTCCGTTCTTACAAGCTACGAAGATGACTTCAACAAAATTTTTAAAATAAAAGCCGAGTTTGATTACGAAATGAAATTAACTGACACGGCTTTAAACGAATATGCTAGAATTGTTAAAAAATTAATTGAGAATGAAAAGCTGCTTGAGTTCGACAAGGGTGCAATAGCAAAAATTGCCGAGTACGGCGCACGTTATGCCGGTGATCAGAAAAAGCTCACGACTCGGTTTGCATATATAACTGATCTTGCTCGCGAAGCTAGTTTTTGGGCAAAAGATAACGGCGATAAATTTGTTACCGCATATCATGTTAACCATGCATACGAATCGGCAAAAGAAAGACATAGCTTGTATGAATCAAAAGTAACTGAGATGATAACCGAAGGTTCAATTTTAATTGACACAAAGGGTGAAAGAATTGGTCAATTAAACGGTTTAGCAGTTTATGGGAACGGACTATATTCATTCGGTAAACCAACACGTTTAACCGCATCGGTATCACTCGGTAATGGAAGTATAATAAATGTTGAACGTGAAGCCGGATTAAGCGGAAGTACACACAACAAAGGTGTACTTGTAATTAGCGGATATTTCAAAGAGACATTTGGGAATAAAGTTCCGCTTTCATTTAATGCAAGTCTAGTTTTTGAACAAGGATACGGAACAATAGACGGAGACAGTGCATCAATAACGGAAATCTGCGTTTTACTTTCTTGTCTTTCTGAAATTCCACTCAAACAATCAATAGCAATAACCGGATCGGTTAATCAAAAAGGCGATATTCAGCCTATCGGTGGCGTGAATGAAAAAATTGAAGGGTTCTTTGAAATCTGTAAGAAGTCCGGTTTCAATAAAAAGCAAGGCGTAATTATTCCGATACAAAACGTAAAAGACTTAATGCTGAATGATGAAGTTGTGAAAGCCGTTGCAGAAAAACAATTTCATATTTATCCAGTTCAGAGAGTTGAAGAAGCAATCGAAATTCTAACAGGAGTTAAAGCCGGAAAGAAAAATCAACGCGGAAGCTATGAAACAAACTCCGTTTTTGGAAAAGTTGAAAAGAAATTAGTAAAAATGTATCACCTCGCAAGACCGAAACAACAAAATAAGAATAACAATACAGCAGCAAATCAAACAAAGAAAAGTAAAAAGGGCAAAAAGTGA
- a CDS encoding M20/M25/M40 family metallo-hydrolase has translation MHRIILIILITTLSFAQSDFIKSENLMNTVEYLASEELEGRLGGSEGYYKAAVFMANEFSKIGLQPFQGKSYFQKFNVEYNEILPPCSLNLIEDDKIVKEYKLGDDYVFRGFTGSGDIKGEVVFAGYGISSQEIGYDDYNGIDVTDKIVMVFKENPRWKIEDKNWPEGTPRPKSKVAADKGAKAILFVSFPNDEIPRAPIGSVLHGSGEQNVSFPQLHVDLHVADDLFKNSDYTLVELQTKIDNEKKPHSVELNSEVQIVVNAKYEKEKETVNIIGILPGSDEQLKNEYVMLGAHLDHVGQQGKEIFFPGANDNASGSAAVLEIARAFTAQEIKPNRSIIFALFSNEESGLEGAQYLADNLPVDKEKVVAMLNMDCVGHGDSIQLGNGKSAPNLWNLARELDKQNSKLTVDATWSGGGADATPFHNIGIPSLYFVTRFSYTHLHSQSDKPETLNPIVFEEITKLAFQTLSEITDGNYNRETIVN, from the coding sequence ATGCATCGCATTATATTGATCATATTAATTACAACTCTTTCTTTTGCGCAATCCGATTTTATAAAATCAGAAAACCTAATGAATACAGTTGAATATCTTGCAAGTGAAGAACTTGAAGGAAGACTTGGCGGAAGCGAAGGTTATTATAAAGCGGCAGTGTTTATGGCTAATGAATTCAGCAAAATTGGTCTGCAACCGTTTCAAGGTAAATCATATTTTCAAAAATTTAATGTTGAGTACAATGAAATCCTCCCTCCATGCTCGCTTAATCTAATTGAAGATGATAAAATTGTAAAGGAATATAAACTTGGTGATGATTATGTGTTCCGCGGTTTCACCGGTTCGGGAGATATTAAAGGTGAAGTTGTTTTTGCCGGTTATGGAATTTCATCCCAAGAAATTGGTTATGATGATTATAATGGAATCGATGTAACGGATAAAATTGTAATGGTGTTTAAAGAAAATCCGAGATGGAAAATAGAAGATAAAAATTGGCCGGAAGGAACACCCAGACCAAAATCTAAAGTTGCGGCAGATAAAGGTGCCAAAGCAATTTTGTTTGTATCATTTCCAAATGATGAAATTCCGAGAGCACCAATAGGAAGTGTTTTACACGGAAGCGGTGAACAAAATGTAAGTTTCCCTCAACTCCACGTTGATCTTCATGTAGCTGATGATCTTTTCAAGAATTCGGACTATACTCTTGTTGAACTTCAGACAAAAATTGATAACGAGAAAAAACCTCATTCGGTTGAATTAAATTCGGAAGTACAAATTGTTGTTAATGCAAAATATGAAAAGGAAAAAGAGACTGTAAACATAATTGGCATTCTTCCGGGCAGTGATGAACAATTAAAAAATGAATATGTAATGCTTGGTGCGCATCTTGATCACGTCGGACAGCAAGGAAAAGAAATATTTTTTCCCGGTGCGAATGATAACGCATCAGGTTCGGCTGCAGTACTTGAAATTGCAAGAGCATTTACGGCTCAAGAAATTAAACCGAATCGATCGATTATATTTGCGTTATTTTCTAATGAGGAATCGGGATTGGAAGGTGCACAGTATTTAGCCGATAATCTTCCCGTGGATAAAGAGAAAGTTGTTGCAATGTTAAACATGGATTGTGTTGGTCACGGCGACAGTATTCAACTTGGTAACGGTAAGAGTGCTCCTAATTTATGGAACTTAGCTCGTGAACTTGATAAACAAAATTCAAAATTAACAGTCGATGCAACTTGGTCCGGCGGTGGTGCTGATGCAACGCCTTTTCATAACATTGGAATACCGAGTTTATATTTTGTAACAAGATTCAGTTATACTCACCTACATTCTCAAAGTGATAAACCGGAAACATTAAATCCTATTGTGTTTGAAGAGATTACCAAACTTGCTTTTCAAACTTTGAGTGAAATTACTGATGGAAATTATAACAGAGAAACGATAGTTAATTAG
- a CDS encoding transposase, with product MPYRDTKFFNDCYYHVYNRGVNHSNIFLAKRNYYFFLEKVNQYLSPYTEIVAYCLMPNHFHLLILVQREEEVLTALKKLFLSYSKSFNKETNRSGPLFEGRYKSKLVPDNDYLLHLTRYIHLNPVRAKLVSEPDEWKFSSYTDYIKPSEISFVSKNIILKQVKDYRSFVKSYQEFDKEKLAELLFG from the coding sequence ATGCCGTACCGTGATACAAAATTTTTTAATGATTGTTATTATCATGTTTACAATCGTGGCGTAAATCATTCTAATATATTTCTTGCAAAGCGGAACTATTATTTCTTCCTTGAAAAAGTAAACCAATATTTATCACCTTATACAGAAATTGTCGCTTACTGTCTAATGCCGAATCATTTCCATTTATTAATACTTGTTCAAAGAGAAGAAGAGGTTTTAACAGCATTAAAAAAATTATTTCTCAGTTATTCTAAATCGTTTAATAAAGAAACAAATAGAAGCGGACCTCTTTTTGAAGGAAGGTATAAATCAAAATTAGTACCGGATAATGATTATCTCTTACACTTAACAAGATACATTCATTTGAATCCGGTCAGAGCAAAGCTCGTTAGCGAACCTGATGAATGGAAGTTTTCAAGTTATACTGATTATATAAAGCCAAGTGAGATATCTTTTGTTAGTAAAAATATTATTTTAAAACAGGTCAAAGATTATCGATCTTTTGTAAAGAGTTATCAAGAATTTGATAAAGAGAAATTGGCTGAGTTATTATTTGGTTGA
- a CDS encoding HAMP domain-containing sensor histidine kinase, translating into MINRKNIFIISFLISILLTGLISIYLYSSVLPLNLKLANERELSPSENKFVVHDYDKDGRSEWFEFGNKDFSNRSIVLFYIDENLFVEEFSAKGKGDIRWNHFTDINDDGKDDIILFTVDKDSLLLTIIDLHSLSYIEKERFILTREKDNNLMWDLACYYIGKIKNELYFFIGAGYSHHPRVFISYDLTNGTISNSFKVSSIFTYNEIISTEKDADQVIVSVSSATGNIPEGKFNDMTNWILMFDPELNLISKPKNFGEYPKSGLYSVYLHNNKNSILVMETFSSTLRRKIKVHSLNDSLIIKNTLEIIGTSADIKSIKISGKDYAIIAANSGKLILVDENLEVKQQVSIGAGKDYKIYISDHNYDGEPELYLFSEYEVFMYSDKFDLLLEKKFSRHIINEKNFISIDKNNKTSESGILINTSEGMSYYNIIENKNYNTLPIYSILLLILNFLLMFILLTLYNVYQLFVKRKHAILRNHSFAIFDSYGWLIQKSPRFNYAININSLDELLEELEINTNREDFLTEIRDNKKTIKLNDHIIEFILIEDNKYLHEPIIYAQVEFNQLKDVFEKDVWSKSIQKIAHDIKTPLSSILLNLKAIGLRLEKVNFIGKDEVVSDIDAMKAELDRINNLTRGFLRFTNIDKPKFKITNLAELIEDVRKSFSFFTNNGIQIEVQIDRSIYIYADDHQIKEVFQVIIENGIEAMNHSGIISISAEIIDENPDTRCKEVMITISDHGEGMSESALKKVFNTTFTSKPTGNGLGLRIAKKIIDLHKGKIEVYSKLGIGSTFKIFLPLEKIINNEQKNSGN; encoded by the coding sequence ATGATTAATAGAAAAAATATTTTTATAATTTCATTTCTTATCTCAATTCTTCTAACCGGTTTAATATCAATCTATTTATATAGTTCAGTTTTACCACTCAATTTAAAATTAGCCAATGAAAGAGAACTTTCACCTTCCGAAAATAAGTTTGTGGTGCACGATTATGATAAAGATGGAAGGAGCGAATGGTTTGAATTTGGAAATAAAGATTTTTCGAATAGATCTATTGTACTGTTCTATATAGATGAAAATTTATTCGTTGAAGAATTCTCAGCTAAAGGAAAAGGAGACATTCGATGGAATCATTTTACTGATATTAATGATGATGGAAAAGATGATATAATTTTATTCACAGTGGATAAAGATTCTCTTTTATTAACAATTATTGATTTACATTCATTGAGTTATATCGAAAAAGAAAGATTTATCTTGACTCGTGAAAAAGATAACAACCTCATGTGGGATCTCGCATGTTATTATATTGGGAAAATAAAAAATGAACTTTATTTCTTTATTGGTGCTGGGTATTCTCATCATCCAAGAGTTTTTATCTCATACGATTTAACCAACGGAACAATTTCGAATTCATTTAAAGTATCCTCCATTTTTACTTATAACGAAATAATTAGTACCGAAAAAGATGCTGATCAAGTAATTGTCTCAGTGAGTTCAGCAACAGGTAATATTCCCGAAGGTAAATTTAACGATATGACGAATTGGATATTGATGTTCGATCCCGAACTGAACTTGATCAGTAAACCCAAGAATTTTGGTGAATACCCCAAATCCGGTTTATATTCAGTTTACTTACATAATAATAAGAATTCAATTCTTGTCATGGAGACTTTTTCATCTACCTTAAGGAGAAAAATAAAAGTTCATTCATTAAATGATTCGTTAATTATTAAAAACACCTTAGAGATAATTGGCACTAGTGCAGACATTAAATCAATAAAAATAAGTGGGAAGGATTATGCAATTATTGCTGCGAATTCAGGAAAATTAATTTTAGTTGATGAAAACCTTGAGGTAAAGCAGCAAGTATCTATAGGTGCCGGGAAAGATTATAAGATATATATCTCTGATCATAATTATGACGGAGAACCAGAATTATATTTGTTTTCTGAATATGAAGTATTTATGTATTCTGATAAATTTGATCTATTGCTGGAGAAAAAATTTTCTAGGCACATAATAAATGAAAAGAATTTCATCTCAATAGATAAAAATAATAAAACAAGCGAAAGTGGAATTTTAATCAACACTTCGGAAGGTATGAGTTATTACAACATTATTGAAAATAAGAACTATAATACCCTCCCAATTTACTCCATATTATTATTGATTTTGAATTTTCTACTGATGTTCATTCTCTTGACTCTTTATAATGTCTATCAACTTTTTGTTAAACGAAAACACGCAATACTAAGAAATCATTCTTTTGCAATTTTTGATTCATATGGATGGTTAATTCAAAAATCACCAAGATTTAATTATGCAATAAATATTAATTCCTTGGACGAGTTACTTGAAGAATTAGAAATAAATACAAATAGGGAAGATTTTTTAACTGAGATTAGGGATAATAAGAAAACGATAAAACTTAATGATCATATAATAGAGTTTATTCTAATTGAGGATAATAAGTATTTACATGAGCCAATAATTTATGCACAAGTAGAATTTAACCAATTAAAAGATGTATTTGAAAAAGACGTCTGGTCTAAATCAATTCAAAAAATTGCACATGATATTAAAACACCTTTATCATCAATCTTGTTGAATCTTAAAGCAATAGGTCTAAGATTAGAAAAAGTGAATTTTATCGGAAAGGATGAAGTAGTAAGTGATATTGACGCGATGAAAGCCGAATTGGATAGAATTAATAATTTGACACGCGGCTTCTTACGGTTCACTAATATTGACAAACCAAAATTTAAAATCACAAATCTTGCCGAACTTATAGAGGATGTAAGAAAATCATTTTCATTCTTCACAAATAATGGCATTCAAATTGAAGTTCAAATAGATAGAAGCATCTATATTTATGCGGATGACCATCAAATCAAAGAAGTTTTTCAAGTAATAATTGAAAACGGAATCGAGGCAATGAATCACTCGGGTATAATCAGCATTAGTGCAGAAATTATTGATGAGAATCCGGACACACGGTGTAAAGAGGTAATGATCACAATTTCAGATCACGGAGAGGGGATGAGTGAAAGTGCATTAAAAAAAGTATTTAATACAACTTTTACATCCAAACCAACAGGTAACGGATTAGGATTAAGGATTGCAAAAAAAATTATTGATTTGCATAAAGGCAAAATAGAAGTTTATTCCAAGCTTGGTATTGGCAGCACATTTAAAATATTTTTACCACTAGAAAAAATTATTAATAATGAACAAAAAAATTCTGGCAATTGA
- the pyk gene encoding pyruvate kinase codes for MIGALAKTKILATIGPATDSEEQLAKLIYVGVDAFRLNFSHGSYDYFDKVLSKIHNVRTEMSLPIPVLQDLQGPKIRTGDLAEPEIELLAGKSIEITSDEIIGTSNMISTSYKELLEDAEIGNTILIDDGLINLQIVKKKNDHLVCEVIEGGVLKPRKGMNLPGMNLSTPSLTEKDIEDLVFGLNHKISYIALSFVRKPEDIIRLKDWLKSNNNETPVIAKIEKKEAVDNFSDILKVADGIMVARGDLGVEMPPQDVPIIQKQIIRECNSVGKLVITATQMFESMVNNPVPTRAEASDVANAVWDGTDVVMLSAETSIGKYPIEAVRIMNNILHKTEATRNFRCNAQYSVPENLADNLFDSVGLAVANIAEQVKAACIVVFTNCGRKARVISKFKPVSPIIAISNNFDTLNNLNLHWGIFPYFMEDFSEEDAAIEKATSIIKEKSFVKNGDVVIFTSGAPYTEKGRKSWLRFVVI; via the coding sequence GTGATCGGAGCTTTAGCTAAAACAAAAATTCTCGCAACAATTGGTCCGGCAACGGATTCAGAAGAACAACTAGCAAAATTAATTTATGTCGGTGTTGATGCATTTCGACTTAATTTCTCGCATGGCAGTTATGATTACTTTGACAAAGTATTGAGTAAAATTCATAATGTTAGAACGGAAATGTCGTTACCGATTCCGGTACTTCAAGATTTACAAGGCCCAAAAATTCGTACTGGTGATTTAGCTGAACCTGAAATTGAGTTGCTAGCCGGAAAATCAATTGAAATTACTTCGGATGAAATTATCGGGACGAGTAATATGATTTCAACTTCATACAAAGAATTACTTGAGGATGCGGAAATTGGAAATACAATTCTTATCGATGACGGTTTAATAAATCTTCAAATAGTGAAAAAGAAAAATGATCATTTAGTTTGTGAAGTTATTGAAGGTGGCGTTTTAAAACCTCGAAAAGGTATGAATTTACCGGGAATGAATTTGAGTACTCCATCTTTGACTGAAAAAGATATCGAAGATCTAGTGTTCGGTTTAAATCACAAAATAAGTTATATCGCATTATCTTTTGTAAGGAAACCGGAAGATATTATACGACTAAAAGATTGGTTAAAAAGTAACAACAACGAAACTCCCGTAATTGCAAAAATTGAAAAAAAAGAAGCCGTCGATAATTTTTCGGATATATTAAAAGTTGCCGATGGAATAATGGTTGCCCGCGGTGACCTCGGTGTCGAAATGCCCCCTCAAGATGTTCCGATAATTCAGAAGCAAATTATCCGCGAATGTAATTCTGTTGGCAAACTTGTTATAACCGCAACACAAATGTTCGAATCCATGGTGAACAATCCGGTCCCGACTAGAGCTGAAGCTTCCGATGTTGCAAATGCTGTTTGGGATGGAACGGATGTGGTAATGTTAAGCGCCGAAACTTCAATAGGTAAATATCCCATTGAAGCTGTAAGAATTATGAATAATATTCTGCATAAAACTGAAGCCACAAGAAATTTCAGATGTAATGCTCAATACTCTGTTCCGGAAAACTTAGCTGATAATCTTTTTGATTCAGTCGGACTTGCGGTTGCTAACATTGCTGAACAAGTAAAGGCAGCATGCATTGTTGTATTTACTAATTGTGGCAGAAAAGCTCGGGTAATTTCTAAATTTAAACCTGTCTCTCCTATTATCGCAATATCAAATAATTTCGATACGCTTAATAATCTGAATCTCCATTGGGGAATTTTCCCATATTTCATGGAAGATTTTTCTGAGGAAGATGCTGCCATTGAAAAAGCTACAAGTATCATTAAAGAAAAATCATTTGTAAAAAATGGAGATGTTGTTATTTTTACTTCCGGAGCACCTTATACAGAAAAAGGCAGAAAAAGCTGGTTGAGATTTGTTGTGATTTAA
- a CDS encoding sigma-54 dependent transcriptional regulator, with protein MNKKILAIDDDSGLLASIKKTLELTNYVVTTLNDPSKYESIENVDQFQAILLDIKMPKIDGLELLTIIHSKHPHIPIIMISGESDIQTAVQSLKDGAYDFIEKPIDPDKLLVTIKNAVSIKSLYDENIRMKDEISKQYSIVYESIWMEDIMHKVEHMAPTRAKVLIYGESGTGKELIARALHEKSDRRDKPYVKINCASIPSELLESEFFGHKKGSFTGAANDHEGKFIQADGGTLFLDEIGDMDLRLQSKLLRAVEESEVELIGDNKPRKVDVRVICATNKNLPDLVKQGKFREDLFHRLNVVKINIPPLRDRKDDIPKLVEFYIKKFNEDYNKKIEGINARAVGLLKSYDWPGNVRELKNLIEKVVIYNVSNTITFEDIINSLDEGILRHLEKNTELKNFNSLKEARQEFEKRYILKTLNEYEWKIQETANALGIDRTNLFKKMKSYEIEKS; from the coding sequence ATGAACAAAAAAATTCTGGCAATTGATGACGATAGCGGATTATTGGCTTCAATCAAAAAAACACTAGAACTTACAAACTATGTAGTTACAACTCTAAACGATCCGAGCAAATATGAATCAATTGAGAATGTTGATCAGTTCCAAGCTATTCTTCTTGATATTAAAATGCCTAAGATCGATGGTTTGGAACTTTTGACAATCATTCATTCCAAACATCCTCACATTCCTATAATTATGATTTCCGGTGAGAGTGATATTCAAACTGCGGTTCAGTCCTTAAAAGACGGCGCTTACGATTTTATAGAAAAGCCAATTGATCCTGATAAACTTTTAGTGACAATAAAAAATGCCGTTTCCATAAAATCTCTTTATGATGAAAACATTAGAATGAAAGATGAGATTTCAAAACAGTATTCTATTGTGTATGAAAGCATTTGGATGGAAGATATTATGCACAAGGTTGAACATATGGCACCCACACGAGCTAAAGTGCTAATATACGGTGAAAGCGGTACAGGTAAAGAGTTAATCGCAAGAGCACTTCATGAAAAAAGTGATAGAAGAGACAAACCTTATGTAAAAATAAATTGTGCCTCAATTCCTTCTGAATTATTAGAGAGTGAATTTTTCGGTCATAAGAAAGGATCATTTACAGGTGCAGCAAACGACCACGAAGGTAAGTTTATTCAAGCTGATGGCGGTACATTATTTCTTGATGAAATTGGTGATATGGATTTACGATTACAATCAAAATTATTGCGTGCTGTTGAAGAATCTGAAGTTGAATTAATTGGTGACAATAAGCCACGCAAAGTTGATGTAAGAGTAATATGTGCTACAAATAAAAATTTACCGGATCTTGTTAAGCAAGGTAAATTTAGAGAAGATTTATTTCACAGACTAAATGTTGTCAAAATAAATATACCTCCGCTGAGAGATAGAAAAGATGATATTCCCAAATTGGTTGAATTCTACATTAAAAAATTTAATGAAGACTATAATAAAAAAATTGAAGGGATTAATGCTCGTGCTGTTGGCTTGCTTAAAAGTTATGATTGGCCCGGCAATGTAAGGGAACTAAAAAATCTTATAGAGAAAGTAGTGATATATAATGTCTCGAATACAATTACCTTCGAGGATATTATTAATTCATTGGACGAAGGAATTTTGCGTCACTTAGAAAAAAATACTGAGTTGAAGAATTTCAATTCTCTTAAGGAAGCTAGGCAAGAATTTGAGAAACGCTACATATTAAAAACACTAAATGAATATGAATGGAAAATCCAAGAAACCGCAAATGCTCTTGGTATCGATCGTACAAATCTTTTTAAGAAGATGAAGAGTTATGAAATAGAAAAATCGTAA